One Sus scrofa isolate TJ Tabasco breed Duroc chromosome 1, Sscrofa11.1, whole genome shotgun sequence DNA segment encodes these proteins:
- the LOC110256971 gene encoding olfactory receptor 4P4-like yields MENQNNVTEFVFMSLWGNKQTELLLLFLFLLCYLTVLMGNCVVLLTITCSHLLQQPMYYFLCHLSLMDLFYTSSVVPRLIRDLTAARKKISYNNCMTQLFTGHLMAGVEILILVSMAFDRYVAIVKPLHYMVVMNRQRCTMLVIMAWVVGFGHSIALLLVMLSLPFCGPNQIDHYLCDVKPLLKLVCSDIHLVNILMIANSGVVVIVVFLVLVISYIIILYSLKTHSSVGRRKALSTCSSHIMVVVLFFVPCIYIYVLPAGNENKDKEISLFYTVIAPMLNPLIYTLRNEEMKIAMRKVWFKITHLELKQIR; encoded by the coding sequence ATGGAAAATCAAAACAATGTCACAGAATTTGTATTTATGAGTCTGTGGGGAAATAAGCAAACAGAGCTACTgctccttttcttgttcctgctcTGTTACCTGACAGTCTTAATGGGAAACTGTGTCGTCTTACTCACGATCACCTGCAGCCATCTACTCCAACAACCAATGTACTACTTTCTCTGCCACCTTTCCCTCATGGACCTCTTCTATACTTCCAGTGTGGTCCCCAGGCTAATAAGGGACTTAACTGCAGCAAGAAAAAAGATTTCCTATAACAACTGCATGACCCAGCTCTTCACTGGCCACTTGATGGCAGGTGTGGAGATACTCATTTTGGTATCCATGGCTTTTGACCGCTATGTTGCCATTGTCAAGCCCCTGCACTACATGGTCGTCATGAACCGGCAGAGGTGCACTATGTTGGTCATTATGGCCTGGGTTGTGGGTTTTGGACACTCTATTGCTCTACTGCTGGTGATGCTCAGTTTACCTTTCTGTGGTCCCAATCAGATAGATCACTACCTGTGTGATGTGAAGCCACTTTTGAAACTAGTCTGCAGCGATATTCATCTTGTTAATATCTTAATGATTGCAAATTCAGGGGTGGTGGTGATTGTTGTTTTTCTTGTCCTAGTAATTTCTTATATAATCATATTATATAGTCTTAAGACACACTCCTCTGTGGGGCGACGGAAAGCTCTCTCCACCTGTAGTTCTCACATAATGGTTGTGgttttattctttgttccttGTATCTACATTTATGTTTTACCTGCTGGGAATGAAAACAAGGATAAGGAAATCTCCCTGTTTTATACCGTGATTGCCCCCATGCTGAATCCTCTCATCTATACTCTGAGAAATGAGGAGATGAAAATTGCCATGAGGAAGGTATGGTTTAAAATAACACACTTAGAATTAAAGCAAATAAGATGA